The Campylobacter sp. MIT 12-8780 genome has a window encoding:
- the fliE gene encoding flagellar hook-basal body complex protein FliE, producing the protein MNEINKLNSLNSISNTQNSNKANEAGIGDEFAKLLKSSISDLDAAQKEGEAAMTDIATGEVKDLHQAAIAIGKAETSMKFMLEVRNKAINAYKEITRIQI; encoded by the coding sequence ATGAACGAGATAAACAAACTTAATTCTTTAAATAGTATTTCAAATACCCAAAATTCAAACAAAGCAAACGAAGCTGGTATAGGCGATGAATTCGCCAAGCTTTTAAAAAGCTCGATCAGCGATCTTGATGCAGCACAAAAAGAAGGCGAAGCAGCGATGACTGATATAGCCACAGGCGAGGTTAAAGACTTGCATCAAGCTGCTATTGCCATTGGTAAGGCTGAAACAAGTATGAAATTTATGCTTGAAGTAAGAAATAAGGCGATTAATGCCTATAAAGAAATCACGAGAATTCAAATTTAA
- the mltG gene encoding endolytic transglycosylase MltG encodes MIKTTAKYHQIFFIFIQLFLILLIALFYYMILPFKSESVVYIPQGSVSKIIADLNKNNYKMSRIDNFILRFLGHPQAGWINIGTKPLNRAEFLYKLTVAKAALESITLIPGETTYIFLTQLAKQLNLDQEKLFASYATKAAYKEGLFYPETYKIPKGISEDLLIDLLLKHSQNAFKQASMKIFGDYNEKKWHNYVIIASVIQKEAASNEEMPIVASVIYNRLKIGMKLQMDGTLNYGAYSHVKITPERIRSDQSSYNTYKFEGLPEDAVCNVSLQAIRAAIFPAKSEYLYFMRDKSTGKHIFTTNASDHNKVVADQRGK; translated from the coding sequence ATGATTAAAACTACTGCTAAATACCACCAAATTTTTTTTATCTTCATTCAACTCTTTCTCATTTTGCTTATCGCCTTGTTTTATTATATGATTCTACCTTTTAAAAGTGAATCTGTAGTTTATATCCCTCAAGGTTCTGTGAGTAAAATTATAGCTGATTTAAATAAAAATAATTATAAAATGAGTAGGATTGATAATTTTATTTTACGATTTTTAGGACACCCTCAAGCAGGCTGGATTAATATCGGCACCAAGCCCCTAAATAGAGCTGAGTTTTTATACAAGCTCACCGTAGCCAAAGCTGCACTTGAAAGCATTACTTTAATACCAGGTGAAACAACTTATATCTTTTTAACTCAGCTTGCCAAACAGCTTAATCTTGATCAAGAAAAACTTTTTGCAAGCTATGCAACAAAGGCAGCATATAAAGAAGGTTTGTTTTATCCAGAAACTTATAAAATTCCAAAAGGCATTAGCGAGGATTTGCTTATCGATTTGCTTTTAAAACATTCGCAAAATGCTTTTAAACAAGCTTCGATGAAAATTTTTGGTGATTATAATGAAAAAAAATGGCATAATTATGTCATCATCGCTTCAGTTATACAAAAAGAAGCTGCTTCAAATGAAGAAATGCCTATCGTCGCCTCAGTCATTTACAACCGCCTTAAAATCGGTATGAAGCTTCAAATGGACGGCACGCTAAATTATGGAGCATATTCGCATGTTAAAATTACACCTGAGCGTATCAGAAGCGATCAAAGCTCTTACAACACCTATAAATTTGAAGGCTTGCCAGAAGATGCGGTGTGTAATGTATCGTTGCAAGCCATTAGAGCAGCGATTTTTCCAGCAAAAAGCGAGTATTTATATTTTATGCGAGATAAAAGTACTGGAAAGCATATATTTACCACTAATGCGAGCGATCATAATAAAGTCGTAGCAGATCAAAGAGGAAAATAA
- the flgB gene encoding flagellar basal body rod protein FlgB: MITPFKSKELVSSALAGRNLRNQMINSNLANVDTPFYKSRDIEFETALVNRAKELFKTDDSKELKLAQTSSGHQEPWKFPDPNKSTIYLRDGHLARNDANTVDLDVETTEMSKNTAMITALDGVLRRQSNIFGSIIDASSKLS; the protein is encoded by the coding sequence ATGATTACTCCATTTAAATCAAAAGAACTTGTTAGCAGTGCTTTAGCGGGTAGAAATCTTAGAAATCAAATGATTAATTCAAATTTAGCCAATGTTGATACACCTTTTTACAAGTCAAGAGATATAGAATTTGAAACAGCTCTTGTTAATAGAGCTAAAGAACTTTTTAAAACAGACGATAGTAAAGAACTCAAGCTTGCTCAAACAAGTAGCGGACATCAAGAGCCTTGGAAATTTCCTGATCCAAATAAATCAACAATTTATCTAAGAGATGGACATTTAGCAAGAAATGACGCAAACACTGTTGATCTTGATGTGGAAACTACTGAGATGAGTAAAAACACAGCGATGATCACTGCGCTTGATGGAGTATTAAGGAGACAAAGCAATATCTTTGGCTCTATCATCGATGCAAGCTCAAAGCTTAGTTAA
- the flgC gene encoding flagellar basal body rod protein FlgC — MAYLSDFDISGYGLSAQRFRLNVISSNIANANTTRTAEGGPYRRREVIFKATDFSELLNKQIKEDNNLLEYENPLKDPSSQKDAHPAVMSVVVDKVVRDDKEFRLKYEPGHPDANAEGYVAYPNINPVVEMADLIEATRAYQANVAAFNSTKAIAQSAIDLLKG; from the coding sequence ATGGCATATTTAAGTGATTTTGATATAAGCGGTTATGGACTAAGCGCGCAACGTTTTCGTTTAAATGTTATCAGCTCAAATATAGCTAATGCAAATACCACCAGAACAGCTGAAGGCGGACCTTATAGAAGAAGAGAAGTGATCTTTAAAGCTACTGATTTTAGCGAACTTTTAAACAAACAAATCAAAGAAGATAACAATCTTTTAGAGTATGAAAACCCACTTAAAGATCCAAGTTCTCAAAAAGACGCACATCCAGCAGTAATGAGCGTGGTTGTGGATAAAGTCGTTCGCGATGATAAAGAATTTCGTCTTAAATATGAACCCGGACACCCAGATGCAAACGCTGAGGGCTATGTAGCTTACCCCAACATCAACCCAGTGGTTGAAATGGCGGATTTAATCGAAGCAACAAGAGCTTATCAAGCCAATGTTGCAGCATTTAACAGCACAAAAGCTATCGCTCAAAGTGCTATAGATTTATTAAAAGGTTAA